The following are encoded together in the uncultured Sphaerochaeta sp. genome:
- a CDS encoding aminotransferase class V-fold PLP-dependent enzyme translates to MEQKTIYLDNNATTPMHEDVIEAVHQANVLFGNASSMHSYGREAAMAIEESRKALASLIDCDPSSIVFTSGASESNNTVFNIFRERIDLGSKRNRIVTTTIEHPSINELVKYLRNLGYKVDECPVDGSGRVDPEVMKTYLGEDVALVSVMAGNNEIGTIQPVKEIAQLAHEVGAYVHTDATQAIGKIPVSMRTWDVDYLSLSGHKFYGPKGIGVLAVKPKSPHTPLVHGGHQEGGKRAGTYNTASIVGIGVAAALAERDLQEESKKLWTLREMLRVGIEERIPNVVVNGNQEYCLPGTLDVSFPHAEGESILLYLDMEGIMVSTGSACASGSLEPSYVLLASGVDIELAHGSIRFSFGRYNTEEDVAYVLEKLPPIIKRLREMSTR, encoded by the coding sequence ATGGAACAGAAGACCATTTACTTGGATAATAATGCGACCACTCCCATGCATGAGGATGTAATCGAGGCTGTACACCAAGCCAATGTCCTCTTTGGGAATGCATCGAGCATGCATAGCTATGGTCGTGAAGCCGCTATGGCAATAGAAGAAAGCAGGAAAGCACTTGCCTCCTTGATCGATTGCGATCCATCATCGATTGTTTTCACCAGTGGGGCCAGTGAATCGAACAATACCGTATTCAATATTTTTCGTGAGCGTATTGATTTAGGATCGAAACGCAACCGAATTGTGACCACAACCATCGAACACCCTTCAATCAACGAGCTGGTGAAGTATCTTAGGAATCTTGGATACAAGGTTGATGAGTGTCCTGTTGATGGCAGTGGACGGGTAGATCCGGAAGTGATGAAGACCTATCTCGGTGAAGATGTTGCCCTGGTCTCTGTGATGGCGGGGAACAATGAGATTGGTACCATCCAACCGGTGAAGGAGATTGCCCAGCTTGCCCATGAGGTAGGGGCATATGTGCATACTGATGCAACACAGGCGATTGGAAAAATCCCTGTTTCGATGCGCACTTGGGACGTCGATTATCTCAGCCTTTCTGGACACAAGTTCTATGGGCCAAAAGGTATCGGCGTATTGGCGGTTAAACCAAAATCACCACACACCCCGCTGGTCCATGGTGGCCATCAGGAGGGAGGAAAGAGAGCAGGAACCTATAATACAGCATCCATTGTTGGTATCGGTGTTGCTGCTGCCCTAGCTGAACGAGATCTTCAGGAAGAGAGCAAGAAACTTTGGACTCTCAGGGAGATGTTAAGAGTGGGCATTGAGGAACGTATTCCCAATGTGGTGGTAAACGGGAATCAGGAGTACTGTCTTCCCGGAACCCTTGATGTGTCATTCCCCCATGCAGAAGGGGAATCGATATTGCTCTATCTCGACATGGAAGGAATAATGGTTTCCACAGGGAGTGCCTGCGCAAGTGGGTCGCTTGAACCCAGTTACGTATTACTGGCTTCCGGAGTGGATATCGAGCTGGCCCACGGCTCAATACGGTTCAGTTTCGGAAGGTACAACACCGAAGAAGATGTTGCCTATGTATTAGAGAAACTACCGCCGATTATCAAGCGATTAAGGGAGATGTCCACACGATGA
- the ricT gene encoding regulatory iron-sulfur-containing complex subunit RicT gives MKRERTNADSRVQKNRPSRGYIYLVKNPSSNEMSICAWDSVLYPGTSVVAPTRYGLDLGVIVSAADQLGKSYEPGCDQPRSACFHAESCLPKEEREEVYVGEPEEALPSYSPEKDEDPCESCAGCNPPREPEEVDISGDVVWIDRLATPSDMSRYQEQSEKEDEAMRVCREKIAHHKLDMKLVTAHFLLGEPKIIFFFTADVRVDFRELVKDLVSVFRIRIELRQIGVRDESRVLGGLAVCGRDYCCHSVTDKLNPVSIKMAKEQNLSLNSMKISGPCGRLLCCLSYEYDFYVEEKRNYPPEGSKLKVGYDLMKVHEVNILSKRIMLSGSEGRMLTIPQNAVFFNIDTKRWELEKEFANEFLSN, from the coding sequence ATGAAACGAGAACGAACGAATGCCGATAGCCGTGTCCAGAAGAACCGGCCATCAAGAGGCTATATATATTTGGTTAAAAACCCTTCTTCAAATGAGATGAGCATCTGCGCTTGGGACTCTGTGTTGTACCCAGGAACCTCAGTGGTTGCTCCCACCCGTTATGGACTTGACCTTGGGGTCATCGTCTCCGCTGCAGACCAACTGGGTAAGTCCTACGAACCCGGTTGTGATCAACCGAGATCTGCATGTTTTCATGCAGAATCCTGTCTTCCCAAGGAAGAGCGGGAAGAGGTTTATGTAGGGGAGCCGGAGGAAGCGTTGCCTTCCTACTCCCCAGAAAAAGATGAAGATCCGTGTGAATCCTGTGCTGGGTGTAATCCCCCGAGAGAACCTGAAGAGGTTGATATCTCAGGTGATGTTGTATGGATTGATCGTCTGGCAACTCCCTCCGATATGAGTCGCTACCAGGAGCAGTCAGAGAAAGAGGATGAAGCGATGAGGGTCTGTAGAGAGAAAATCGCTCATCACAAGCTTGATATGAAACTGGTGACTGCCCACTTCCTACTTGGAGAACCGAAGATTATTTTCTTTTTCACCGCAGATGTACGTGTGGACTTCCGTGAATTGGTCAAGGATTTGGTCTCTGTCTTCCGTATCCGAATCGAGCTGAGGCAGATTGGAGTCAGGGATGAGAGTCGGGTGCTTGGCGGCCTTGCTGTCTGTGGGCGTGATTATTGTTGTCATAGTGTGACCGACAAGCTAAATCCAGTCTCCATCAAGATGGCCAAGGAGCAAAATCTCTCACTGAATTCCATGAAGATTTCCGGACCATGCGGGAGATTGCTTTGTTGTCTTTCCTATGAATATGATTTCTATGTGGAGGAAAAACGTAACTATCCTCCAGAGGGAAGCAAATTAAAGGTCGGCTATGACTTGATGAAAGTTCATGAAGTTAACATACTATCGAAACGTATCATGCTCAGTGGAAGTGAAGGAAGAATGCTTACCATCCCGCAGAATGCGGTATTTTTTAATATTGACACCAAGCGATGGGAGCTTGAGAAGGAGTTTGCGAACGAATTTTTGTCAAATTGA
- the surE gene encoding 5'/3'-nucleotidase SurE yields MKILLTNDDGYQSEGLNTLSEALLRAGHEVWVCAPDAERSASSHSMTLREDITITEYGQNRYHCSGTPADCILYASKGKIFPEEPDLVISGINHGYNISTDILYSGTVGAAREAALTGLRSIAVSCARSNDGSYPFLRTADFVVEHLEDFYPLTSSECIININAPAEGNGKWKSGVLSYLDYHDAVQTKQQEKTRYYDTATVRFGTSVVLSMKGGVQPIQRCDTKGSDFQAVREGYISVTAISILPPVHTASQAKLESLSKGEICG; encoded by the coding sequence ATGAAGATACTACTGACAAATGATGATGGATATCAAAGTGAAGGACTGAACACGCTCAGTGAGGCTCTATTACGAGCTGGTCATGAGGTGTGGGTATGTGCTCCTGATGCAGAGAGAAGTGCAAGTAGCCACTCAATGACACTTCGCGAAGATATTACCATCACTGAATATGGCCAGAACCGGTATCATTGCAGTGGAACTCCAGCAGATTGCATTCTGTATGCCTCAAAAGGCAAGATTTTCCCAGAAGAACCAGATTTGGTTATCAGCGGAATCAACCATGGTTATAATATTTCCACGGATATCCTGTACTCGGGGACTGTTGGAGCTGCCAGAGAGGCTGCTTTGACTGGATTGCGGTCCATTGCAGTCAGTTGTGCAAGAAGCAACGATGGTTCTTATCCCTTCCTGCGTACTGCGGATTTTGTAGTAGAACATCTTGAGGATTTCTATCCCCTCACCAGTAGTGAGTGCATCATCAATATCAATGCCCCTGCAGAGGGGAATGGAAAGTGGAAGAGTGGAGTGTTGAGTTATCTCGACTACCATGATGCTGTACAGACAAAACAACAAGAAAAAACCCGCTACTATGATACTGCAACTGTACGTTTTGGTACTTCTGTTGTGCTTTCCATGAAAGGAGGTGTGCAACCGATTCAACGTTGTGACACCAAAGGTAGCGATTTCCAAGCTGTAAGAGAGGGATATATCAGTGTTACTGCAATCTCCATCCTTCCCCCCGTGCATACGGCATCCCAGGCCAAGCTTGAATCATTGAGCAAGGGGGAGATCTGTGGGTAA
- the lnt gene encoding apolipoprotein N-acyltransferase, translating into MVDLHARRNLRTVCSEVLVLLVSAFIYSIAFPGLISANGIGFVAMVSLIPVFAVIRNTSWKLTPIYGFFYGFMFYLFFNYWLKTFHPLAILIVPIIKGGEMLVLFPVLKAAQRLFKKYGYLVEALVWVAYSYLSQDWFAGYPYGTLGSAVYRYLPLIQISEIFGIWGVTFILVMPQTFLGAYLHRWFSDREYSLKGYLREHLAFIITYGIAFLATLIFGFASMAYWNAQEPDKTWRVATIQHSADTWEGGYATYKRNFNTLRKMSLEALSEDPDIILWSETAFVPSVAWHENYPSDPATSALVEEFVEFGKSLPIPLVTGNPEGVIEDPSKPAFGENGSWNRTDYNTVIFFEDGRIKNTYRKQHLVPFTEHFPYEKQLPWLYNLLLANDYNWWETGYDPVVFETEEGVKFSTPICFEDVFGYLNADFVASGADVIVNMTNDGWSKAVSAEMQHLGLAVFRSIENRRTTVRGTNSGMTCVIDVNGKIVDPMEPFTVGYHIYDVPVFSGESHGNTVYTRYVNWFAYLTVYLSAILLAGGMLYRLYRYFTKDRQKPE; encoded by the coding sequence TTGGTTGACTTGCATGCAAGACGGAACCTCAGAACGGTTTGTTCTGAGGTTCTTGTGTTATTAGTATCGGCATTTATCTACTCAATTGCCTTCCCTGGTCTCATCTCGGCTAATGGCATTGGGTTTGTCGCAATGGTATCCCTGATCCCTGTATTTGCAGTAATCAGAAACACAAGCTGGAAGTTGACACCCATCTATGGTTTCTTCTACGGTTTCATGTTCTATCTCTTCTTCAACTACTGGCTCAAGACCTTCCACCCCCTTGCAATCCTGATCGTACCGATTATCAAGGGAGGGGAGATGCTGGTGCTTTTCCCTGTGCTTAAGGCAGCTCAGAGACTGTTCAAGAAATACGGATACTTGGTTGAGGCGTTGGTTTGGGTTGCTTATTCCTATCTAAGTCAGGACTGGTTTGCGGGGTACCCCTATGGAACCCTCGGGTCGGCCGTGTACCGTTATCTCCCTCTTATCCAGATTTCCGAAATTTTTGGAATCTGGGGAGTCACCTTCATCTTGGTGATGCCTCAGACTTTCCTTGGTGCATATCTTCACCGTTGGTTCAGTGACCGGGAGTATTCTCTGAAGGGGTACCTGAGGGAGCATCTCGCATTTATCATCACTTATGGGATTGCTTTCCTTGCTACCTTGATTTTCGGGTTTGCATCCATGGCGTACTGGAATGCCCAGGAACCTGATAAAACCTGGCGAGTGGCTACCATTCAGCATAGCGCAGATACCTGGGAGGGCGGGTATGCTACCTACAAGCGGAACTTCAATACGTTGCGTAAGATGAGCCTGGAGGCATTGAGCGAAGACCCCGATATTATTCTCTGGTCTGAGACAGCCTTTGTACCATCAGTAGCTTGGCATGAGAACTATCCTTCTGACCCTGCTACCTCCGCCTTGGTAGAGGAGTTTGTTGAATTCGGTAAATCTCTTCCCATTCCCCTGGTAACGGGTAATCCCGAGGGCGTCATTGAAGACCCCAGTAAACCAGCTTTCGGCGAGAATGGCTCATGGAACCGTACCGATTACAACACGGTCATATTCTTTGAAGACGGAAGGATCAAGAACACCTATAGAAAGCAACACCTGGTGCCCTTCACGGAGCACTTCCCCTATGAAAAGCAGCTGCCATGGCTCTATAATCTTCTGCTTGCCAATGATTATAACTGGTGGGAGACCGGCTATGATCCTGTGGTATTTGAGACTGAGGAGGGTGTGAAATTCTCTACCCCGATCTGCTTCGAAGATGTCTTTGGGTATCTGAACGCTGACTTTGTTGCCAGTGGTGCTGATGTCATTGTAAACATGACCAATGATGGATGGTCGAAAGCTGTCTCCGCTGAGATGCAACACCTTGGTTTGGCTGTCTTCCGGTCCATTGAGAATCGAAGAACTACCGTTCGCGGTACCAATAGCGGAATGACCTGTGTAATTGATGTGAATGGAAAGATTGTTGATCCTATGGAACCGTTTACCGTTGGCTACCATATTTATGATGTACCGGTATTCAGTGGAGAATCGCACGGAAACACTGTCTATACCCGGTATGTAAATTGGTTTGCATATCTAACCGTCTACTTATCAGCAATCCTTCTTGCAGGAGGTATGCTGTATCGCTTGTATCGATATTTCACCAAGGACAGGCAGAAACCAGAATGA
- a CDS encoding nicotinamide-nucleotide amidohydrolase family protein codes for MTYTSAALFIIGTELTRGVIADRHTQVISSQLTQLGYRVDRMVLVPDDGTIGDVLRDCIDNCDLVVMTGGLGPTSDDMTRTIVANLAKVPLVRNQEAFDTLYERIGERIWGANEQQTMIPQGFELIQNPLGTAPGFKGFIPDGERQIACVAMPGPPREMNPMFFDQVIPWLAQLIGHDDFSRSEYSTFLIPESKLEELCKSISFNGMQWGTRFQDLKISLYLVDSSEADRTEMANRLRSLVGECLVVDGDVQPSALLTSLLEERGETMSTAESCTSGYIAKLLTDQAGSSAWFWGGVASYANEAKKHLLGVRDETLEQYGAVSEACVLEMAEGMRRVSGTDWALSVSGIAGPDGGTPEKPIGTVWFGFASKTRESAAVQIHISSYGRDSVRRRASVMALILASQYIKGACLLDTVKKWQYI; via the coding sequence ATGACCTATACCAGTGCTGCTCTCTTTATCATTGGAACCGAATTGACTCGGGGGGTCATTGCTGACCGTCATACCCAAGTCATCTCAAGTCAGTTGACCCAGTTGGGGTATCGTGTTGATCGGATGGTGCTTGTCCCTGATGATGGTACCATCGGGGATGTCCTGAGGGATTGCATCGATAATTGTGATCTGGTAGTGATGACTGGAGGGCTTGGGCCAACCAGTGACGATATGACTCGTACCATCGTAGCCAATCTTGCCAAGGTTCCCTTGGTCCGTAACCAGGAAGCATTCGATACGTTGTATGAGAGAATCGGAGAGCGAATCTGGGGTGCCAATGAACAACAGACCATGATCCCTCAGGGCTTTGAGCTCATTCAAAACCCACTGGGGACAGCCCCTGGATTCAAAGGATTTATACCCGATGGAGAACGACAGATTGCCTGTGTGGCTATGCCAGGCCCCCCTAGGGAAATGAATCCCATGTTCTTTGACCAGGTAATCCCCTGGCTTGCCCAATTGATCGGGCATGACGATTTTTCTCGTAGCGAGTATTCTACCTTCCTTATCCCTGAATCTAAACTGGAGGAGCTCTGCAAGTCCATTTCCTTCAACGGAATGCAGTGGGGTACCCGGTTCCAGGATCTAAAGATAAGTTTGTATCTCGTCGATAGCAGCGAGGCTGACCGAACAGAGATGGCAAACCGTCTTCGGTCATTGGTAGGGGAATGTCTGGTGGTTGATGGGGACGTCCAGCCGTCGGCTTTGCTCACTTCGTTGCTTGAAGAACGAGGAGAAACGATGAGCACAGCTGAGAGCTGTACCTCCGGTTACATTGCAAAGCTACTCACCGACCAGGCAGGTAGTTCTGCATGGTTCTGGGGTGGGGTGGCAAGCTATGCGAATGAGGCAAAGAAGCACTTGCTTGGTGTGCGAGATGAGACTTTGGAGCAATATGGGGCAGTCAGTGAAGCATGTGTCCTGGAGATGGCTGAGGGAATGAGGCGTGTCTCGGGAACTGATTGGGCACTCTCGGTAAGTGGTATTGCCGGGCCTGATGGTGGTACGCCTGAAAAGCCGATAGGTACTGTGTGGTTTGGATTTGCCTCAAAAACTCGGGAGAGTGCAGCGGTGCAAATACATATCTCATCCTATGGGAGGGATTCGGTAAGAAGAAGAGCCTCGGTAATGGCATTAATTCTTGCAAGCCAATACATCAAAGGAGCCTGCTTGCTTGACACTGTTAAGAAGTGGCAATATATTTAA
- the rpmE gene encoding 50S ribosomal protein L31 translates to MKDGIHPRYEMKEVRCSCGNVITTKTTAKNLEVEICSACHPFFTGTQKMVDTAGRIERFKKRYGLNN, encoded by the coding sequence ATGAAAGATGGAATTCATCCCCGTTATGAAATGAAAGAAGTTCGTTGCTCATGTGGCAATGTAATCACGACCAAGACAACCGCAAAGAATCTAGAAGTTGAAATTTGCTCTGCTTGTCATCCATTCTTTACTGGAACCCAGAAGATGGTTGATACTGCCGGTCGTATCGAACGCTTCAAGAAGCGCTATGGCTTGAACAACTAA
- a CDS encoding HU family DNA-binding protein — MAGPKLTKAAIIESLHEKHGLNRADIHTIIDEFFEEVKNGLRNDQVIELRGFGTFEVRTRKGRERARNPKTGAIVAVETHGVAIFRPGKELKDYVWDLRDNKPEKE, encoded by the coding sequence ATGGCAGGACCAAAGTTGACAAAAGCAGCCATAATCGAGAGTCTCCATGAGAAGCATGGACTGAATAGAGCCGACATTCATACAATCATTGACGAGTTCTTTGAAGAAGTGAAAAACGGTCTCAGGAATGATCAGGTCATTGAGCTTCGTGGATTTGGAACATTTGAGGTTCGCACTCGTAAGGGCCGTGAAAGAGCGCGTAATCCAAAGACTGGCGCTATTGTTGCCGTCGAAACACATGGAGTTGCCATTTTCCGTCCAGGCAAAGAACTCAAAGACTATGTGTGGGATTTGCGTGATAATAAACCTGAGAAGGAATAA
- the rho gene encoding transcription termination factor Rho, with product MSSEELEFNEASVAVASEQESVKKPMRRVTRKKSPVGAKAPESTSDVAEQKVETQDAPEPKKRRGRPKKSESDKNATKKSSSDSDQPQLELEDKQNSPAPEQEQSVDTSRPPAQYKQEQKSQNQNPNQNQNHRKPYNNRNNRNSQNRNHPKGSYPKSQSFGSNRGGRPNHQEESSNDLHIEEHPEAPVLVLEDFTTLSIDELRKVGLERGLNADTILDLRKQEIVAEILRLHTASGGVIVGTGTLEILPDGFGFLRSPSNSYLSGLEDVYVSPAQIKSLYLKTGDVVYGQVRTPRENERFFAILKILKVNGDEPITAKMRVPFDSLTPLFPDQRLKLETAEEDMSTRIIDMFCPIGKGQRSLIVAPPRTGKTVLLQKIANSISTNHPEVVLMVLLVDERPEEVTDMRRHVNGEVIASTFDEQASRHVQVAEMVIEKAKRLVEHKKDVVILLDSITRLARAYNQTVPASGKILSGGVDSNALHKPKRFFGAARNIEFGGSLTIVATGLIETGSRMDEVIFEEFKGTGNNEIILDRRLADKRLFPAINIKKSGTRREDLLLPSDEAARIWLMRNAVNDMDDQEMTPFLIDKIRKTKDNESFLRSINTGIPSNSAAY from the coding sequence ATGTCTTCCGAAGAATTAGAGTTTAATGAAGCCAGCGTGGCTGTTGCATCTGAGCAGGAATCTGTAAAGAAGCCGATGCGGCGAGTGACCCGAAAAAAGAGCCCTGTAGGAGCGAAAGCACCTGAAAGCACGAGTGATGTGGCTGAGCAGAAAGTGGAGACACAGGATGCTCCTGAGCCAAAAAAACGTCGAGGGAGACCAAAAAAGAGCGAATCTGACAAGAATGCAACAAAAAAAAGTTCTTCTGATTCTGACCAACCTCAACTCGAGTTGGAGGATAAACAGAATAGTCCTGCTCCTGAACAGGAACAGTCAGTAGATACTTCCCGTCCTCCTGCACAATACAAGCAGGAGCAGAAGAGCCAGAACCAAAACCCGAACCAGAACCAGAACCATCGCAAACCCTATAACAATAGAAACAACCGAAATTCCCAGAACAGAAACCATCCAAAAGGGTCTTATCCAAAGAGCCAGAGTTTTGGTTCTAACAGGGGAGGACGACCGAATCATCAAGAAGAATCTTCCAATGATTTACATATCGAGGAGCATCCTGAGGCTCCTGTCCTGGTGCTTGAAGATTTCACCACCCTTTCCATCGACGAACTTCGCAAGGTAGGTTTGGAACGTGGGCTGAATGCAGATACCATTCTTGACTTGCGCAAGCAGGAAATTGTTGCTGAAATTCTTCGCTTGCATACTGCAAGTGGCGGTGTAATTGTGGGAACAGGTACCTTGGAAATCCTTCCAGATGGATTTGGGTTTCTTCGTTCCCCCTCAAACAGCTATCTCTCAGGGTTGGAAGATGTCTACGTCTCTCCCGCCCAGATCAAGAGTCTTTATCTGAAGACCGGTGATGTGGTATATGGACAGGTCCGGACTCCACGTGAGAATGAACGGTTCTTTGCTATATTGAAAATATTGAAGGTAAATGGTGATGAGCCGATTACCGCAAAAATGCGTGTACCGTTTGATAGCCTGACTCCCTTGTTTCCTGACCAAAGACTTAAGCTGGAGACAGCTGAAGAGGATATGTCGACAAGGATTATTGATATGTTCTGCCCGATTGGGAAGGGCCAACGTTCCTTGATCGTCGCTCCTCCTCGTACAGGTAAGACAGTGCTTCTGCAGAAGATTGCAAACTCCATCAGTACGAATCATCCTGAAGTGGTCCTGATGGTCCTGCTGGTTGATGAACGCCCTGAGGAAGTCACTGACATGCGTCGCCATGTCAACGGCGAGGTAATTGCCTCTACCTTTGACGAGCAAGCCAGCAGGCATGTGCAGGTAGCTGAGATGGTGATTGAGAAAGCAAAACGACTTGTTGAACACAAGAAGGATGTAGTTATCCTTCTGGATTCCATCACCCGTCTAGCACGTGCCTATAACCAGACCGTTCCTGCAAGTGGTAAGATACTCAGTGGTGGTGTAGACTCGAATGCACTGCACAAACCAAAGAGATTCTTTGGTGCTGCGAGGAATATTGAATTCGGTGGCAGTCTTACCATAGTTGCTACTGGCTTGATCGAGACAGGTTCCAGAATGGATGAGGTTATCTTTGAAGAATTCAAGGGAACCGGTAACAACGAAATCATCCTGGACCGGCGTCTTGCCGACAAGCGACTCTTCCCAGCGATCAACATCAAGAAGAGTGGAACCCGTCGTGAAGACTTGTTGTTGCCTTCTGATGAAGCTGCCAGAATCTGGCTTATGCGTAATGCTGTCAATGATATGGATGATCAAGAGATGACTCCGTTCCTCATTGACAAAATTCGGAAGACAAAGGATAATGAGTCGTTCTTGCGTTCTATCAATACCGGTATTCCTTCGAATTCGGCAGCGTACTAG
- the rpsT gene encoding 30S ribosomal protein S20, with amino-acid sequence MINRSAEKRERQSQVRKMRNRATKSTMRTAIKKFDSAVTAGDKEAAAVALALSLKLLDSTAGKGVIHHNTANRKKSRLQSRFNKMTDQAAV; translated from the coding sequence GTGATTAACAGGTCTGCTGAAAAAAGAGAGCGACAGAGCCAAGTCCGGAAAATGAGAAACCGCGCAACCAAGAGCACTATGCGCACCGCAATCAAGAAATTTGATTCTGCTGTAACCGCCGGAGACAAGGAAGCTGCCGCTGTTGCTTTGGCTTTAAGTCTCAAGCTGCTTGATTCAACTGCCGGAAAGGGTGTCATCCACCACAACACAGCCAACCGCAAGAAATCCAGATTGCAGAGCCGTTTCAATAAGATGACCGATCAGGCTGCTGTATAA
- a CDS encoding iron-sulfur cluster assembly scaffold protein yields MTNFMSQWVYTPVVKDHFMNPRNTWQEEENFQADGIGEVGSLACGDQMQVLIKVENDTIADLRWLTYGCASAIASTSMMSEMAIGMSLEEAYNLSPNMITEALGGLPEHKFHCSVLGDKALRAAIDDYLEKAGRDNPFKNNVAKIICECKQVTDVQIEDLVKRGEAKTLEQLQEITEFGTVCGKCKQQVSDLFDEFKHIYNV; encoded by the coding sequence ATGACCAACTTTATGAGTCAATGGGTCTACACCCCGGTGGTGAAAGACCATTTTATGAATCCCAGGAATACCTGGCAGGAAGAAGAGAATTTCCAGGCAGATGGAATCGGTGAAGTAGGTTCCTTAGCTTGTGGCGACCAGATGCAGGTTCTGATCAAGGTCGAGAATGATACCATTGCTGACCTGAGGTGGCTTACCTATGGGTGTGCCTCGGCAATTGCGAGTACCTCCATGATGAGTGAGATGGCAATCGGGATGAGTTTGGAGGAAGCCTACAACCTCTCCCCCAATATGATTACCGAAGCTCTTGGCGGACTACCTGAACATAAGTTCCACTGTTCTGTTCTGGGAGATAAAGCACTCAGGGCTGCAATTGATGACTATCTAGAGAAAGCGGGACGTGACAATCCTTTCAAGAACAATGTGGCAAAGATTATTTGTGAGTGTAAGCAAGTCACCGATGTACAGATTGAGGACCTTGTGAAGCGAGGGGAAGCAAAAACTCTGGAACAGCTGCAGGAGATTACCGAATTTGGTACGGTCTGTGGTAAGTGCAAGCAACAGGTCAGTGACCTGTTTGATGAGTTCAAGCACATCTATAACGTATAA
- a CDS encoding galactokinase, with translation MDNIRKQHIKEYGDSPLVIAQVPGTCTLLGSYADACRGWSLVGTDHSSLYVAISYRDDQLVRLYNPTLNDRKRFSLNNIKYRKEDRWGNFLKAVFSVLASEGTDFSGMNISVEGSLLHADTQMVSTACSLGTCLALDALLGLELSFSSQIRIAYQACTTFNNEVCSISDLLTMLNGKKETVLFYDLQHVTYKELPFPFTNKNEEYVAIIVDSKISPNAMREEIRSKRKAIKRAFEKLGEYKSGGFMRDFPESDLSGRVVPLDEEDRHICEYILMESRLANDAASLLTEKDAVPYGKMMNRVQAGLRDLLEVTCPEVDWLTKRAGELGGCLGSVQVANGFSGNIMVLLSKQALPSYIGRLEDYEHIFGFHPRWYIFEGSDSAKVVFQAH, from the coding sequence ATGGACAACATCAGAAAACAACACATCAAGGAATACGGCGATTCTCCGCTGGTGATTGCGCAGGTACCTGGAACATGTACCTTGCTTGGTAGTTACGCGGATGCATGTCGAGGATGGTCTTTGGTGGGAACCGATCACTCCTCGCTGTATGTTGCTATCTCTTACCGGGATGACCAACTCGTGAGGCTATATAACCCAACCCTCAATGACCGGAAGCGATTTTCCTTAAACAATATCAAGTATCGCAAGGAAGACCGATGGGGAAATTTCCTGAAAGCGGTGTTCTCGGTTCTTGCAAGCGAAGGGACTGATTTCTCAGGTATGAATATCTCTGTCGAAGGGAGCCTCCTCCACGCTGATACCCAGATGGTGAGTACTGCATGCTCGCTCGGGACCTGCCTTGCCCTTGATGCATTGCTTGGTCTTGAGCTGAGTTTTTCCTCCCAGATAAGAATCGCTTATCAGGCATGTACAACATTCAATAATGAAGTATGCTCTATCAGTGATCTTCTTACCATGCTCAATGGAAAGAAAGAGACCGTGCTGTTCTATGATCTTCAGCATGTGACCTACAAAGAGTTGCCTTTCCCGTTCACCAACAAGAATGAAGAGTATGTGGCAATCATAGTGGATAGCAAGATTTCCCCCAATGCAATGCGAGAGGAGATCAGGAGCAAGAGAAAAGCTATCAAGCGTGCGTTTGAGAAGCTAGGTGAGTACAAGAGTGGTGGGTTCATGCGGGACTTTCCAGAGAGTGACCTTTCTGGTCGTGTGGTGCCATTGGATGAGGAAGACCGCCACATCTGTGAGTATATCCTGATGGAATCGCGACTCGCAAATGATGCTGCATCCTTGCTCACTGAGAAGGATGCTGTACCCTATGGGAAGATGATGAATCGTGTCCAGGCTGGGCTCAGGGACCTTCTTGAAGTAACCTGTCCTGAGGTAGACTGGCTCACCAAGCGAGCGGGGGAACTTGGAGGGTGCCTTGGATCGGTTCAGGTAGCAAACGGCTTCAGCGGCAATATCATGGTCCTCTTGAGTAAACAAGCACTTCCAAGTTATATTGGTCGTCTGGAGGACTATGAGCACATCTTTGGATTCCACCCTCGCTGGTATATATTTGAGGGAAGTGATTCAGCAAAGGTTGTGTTTCAAGCGCATTGA